Genomic segment of Synechococcus sp. A18-25c:
TCGACCATGGCGAAGCCGGCGTTCATGAAGATCACCAGGATCGTTGCGATGAACAGCCAAAGGTTGTTGGCCAGAAATACAGCGTTGAGTTCTGGAAGTTCAGCTGCGTGAACGGTCAGGTTGAAGAGGCCGAGACCCATGAGGGCGACGGGCACGCAAGCAAGCCAGGTGAGCGAGCGGTTGGTGCGGAAACCGCGAATGCTTTTCAGGAGAAGCATCGGTCCGTTCAGGAGGCTGGCCTCCTGAAGCCTTGACTTGCTCCGCCTGAAAGGCGAATGCAGAGCAGTTGTCATGAATGAAGAGCAGGGCTGCAGACACAGTGAGGATTCCCTCACCGCTTAATTAGCAATGTGCCAATCGGCGACCACCTGGCAAGTGTCTGTTGTTACACAATTGCTGCTGGATGTTGCCAAATGTGCATGGCTAGTAACGGACGCTGCATTTCAGTTGTTAAGCGGTTTTGGAAGCCACACATCCCTTCCTCCTTCCCAAAGAACGCGATCGGCCTCAAACCGGAAACAGCAGGGGAGCACTTCAACGCCGCAAGCCATTGCTTCGCGAAAAAGCTCTCCATAGCGCGGGTCGGCGCTGTCGCCCGGGGCGAAAGCCGTCACATCCGGCCGGCTTAGGCACGGCACCAGCACGCCGCGGGCATCTGGCAGCACATGCATCAGCTCCTGCAAGTGCTTCTGACCCCGTTCTGTGACCGTGTCAGGGAAGAGGGCCAAGGGGCCATCGCTCCAAGTGGTGTTTTTGACCTCGAGGTAGATCGGACGCTGATCCTTGGCGCTGGCATCCGGTGTGAGTAATAGGTCGATGCGGCTGCGGCGGTTCTCGCCGTAGGCCACCTCAGCCCGGATTTCGGCGATCGCACCGAGCTGCTCCTCCAAGCAGCCGGCTTCGATCGTTGCTCGGATCAAACGGTTGGGTAGAGCGGTGTTGATGCCCACCCAGCAAGGCGTCCCATCGGCACCGGGAACTTCCGCCTGCTCCCAGGTCCAGGCCAGCTTGCGCTTGGGGGAGGGGGCGTAGCGCAGCCTTACCTTGCCACCCGGATGTAGGACACCAGTCATGGGGCCGGTATTGGCGCAGTGAGCCGTCACCACGGTCCCGTCTTCGAGTTCAATGTCCGCCAGAAAGCGCTTGTAGCGCTTGATCAGCACTCCCTCCGTCAAGGGTTTAAACGAGAGCAGCTGGGTGACGGTCATTGGGGCGGGCTGGCTGCCGCCATCGTGCCTTGTGCATGCACCGAGAATCTCCGCATGTAATGGAGGAGGTCTGCGGGCGTCGATGGCGAGATCTCTCAAGCGCATTGCCCTGATGGTCACGTTCGGCACCCTTCTGAGCAAAGGGGGTGGGTTGATTCGCCAACTGGTGATCGCTGCTGCCTTTGGCGTTGGTGCGGCTTATGACGCCTACAACTATGCCTACGTGCTGCCCGGATTCCTGTTGATTCTCCTTGGAGGCATCAATGGGCCTTTCCACAGCGCCATGGTCAGCGTGCTGAGCCGTCGCCCTCGGGAAGAGGGAGCCCATATCCTTGCCGCGCTTAACACCACGGTGAGTGCCCTATTGCTCGCGGTGACGGCGGTTCTGGTGCTGGCGGCAGATCCGCTGATCACGCTTGTGGGACCTGGACTGTCACCCGAGCTGCATGGCATTGCCGTGGAGCAGTTG
This window contains:
- the sfsA gene encoding DNA/RNA nuclease SfsA — encoded protein: MTVTQLLSFKPLTEGVLIKRYKRFLADIELEDGTVVTAHCANTGPMTGVLHPGGKVRLRYAPSPKRKLAWTWEQAEVPGADGTPCWVGINTALPNRLIRATIEAGCLEEQLGAIAEIRAEVAYGENRRSRIDLLLTPDASAKDQRPIYLEVKNTTWSDGPLALFPDTVTERGQKHLQELMHVLPDARGVLVPCLSRPDVTAFAPGDSADPRYGELFREAMACGVEVLPCCFRFEADRVLWEGGRDVWLPKPLNN